ggattctaattaattaattagtattctaacaggattcgaaatcctttccaaggttctataaatatatgcctagggtcataaatttatatacaagttttcaagtattcaaaactaggatttttaagcagaaaaatcagccataactcttgcctatttagccgaaaataagtagtaccttaagggcgattctagttggtcaatcttaaggcggatccagacgtgctgtggactatctacggagggacgacacttggagtcctaaagacttgttcttgttcggttcgggcgcagctagggaaggcacgcaacaaagagtatgcatctaaactatgctaaatgattatgtgtaaataatatgttttcctggctttatggtttttccgcatgatttatgaattgtcatatgtatcataacctaacaaccatACCACAGATAGGATCTACAAATAGCATTAATCTTCTTGAGTACAGCTTTTGGaaagatgaaaatttgtgcCCAATAGACACAAATACTCATAAGAACTGAGTTCACCAATTGGGTTCTGCCAGCAAATGAGATATTTCTGGAACTCCAAATTTTGATTCTAGCAACCATCTTTTCCACCAAACCTTCATAATCAGCTTGCTTTAGTTTACAAGCACTAATAGGAACCCCTAGATATCTAAAGGGAAGAGTACCAAACTGGAAACCAGTGTTGCCAGCAATAGCATCCATTTCAGAACTACTAAGCCCAACAATAAATAGAGGATTTGGAAGCATTCACAGTAAGGCCAGTGGTAGCAGAGAACACATTGAATCCATCCATCATGAGTTGAACCACCTCAGGGTCTCCTTTACAGAACATCAGTAAGTCATCAACAAAGCAAAGGTGGTTGAGAGACAATCTCCTACACCTTGGGTGGAAGCTAAAAAGGGGATGCTCACTCACTGTAATCATGGCTCTGGAGAAATACTCCATACACAGGGTGAAAAGAAGGGGGGAAAGAGGATCCCCTTGTCTTAGCCCTCTCTTTGGCTGAATAAGGGAAGTAGGAGCACCATTGATAAGAATGGAATACTGAGTTGTGGTAAGACAGGTCATAATGAGACTGATGAAGTGAGTAGGGAACCCTAAATCAGTCATGATCTCTCTGATAAACTCCCACTCCACTGTATCATAAGCTTTCCTCAAGTCAAGCTTCGGCAAACTGCACTTAGCTTTTTGGCTGTTTCTATACATCTTAACCAAATCTTGACAAACAAGCACATTGTGCAGAATAGATCTACCAGACACAAAAGCACCCTGATTAGGGGAGATTATGTCAGGAAGAACAGCATTGAGTTTCCTACACAAAAGCTTGGAAATGCACTTGTAAATAACTGAGCAACAGGCAATGGGCCTAAAATCCCCAACAGTTGCAGGAACACTGACTTTAGGCACAAGAGTGATAGAAGTCACATTAATTTCTTTCAGAATTTTCCCTGTAGAGAAAAAAATCTGTAACTGCTGCATGTATGTCATGCTTGATGGTGTCCCAAGAGTGCTTGAAGAACAAGCTGCCAAAACCATCCATACCAGGGGCCTTGTTGTTTGGAATGTCATCCAGAACATATTTGATATCATCCACTGAGAAATTACACTGCAACAAATTCTTATGGTTCTCAGTAAGTCTTTCCCCTTTATCCATTATTACAGATTGAACATGGGCCCTATCCTTCATCTGAGTGCAAAAAAGAGATTTGTAAAACTGGACAAAGGCATCTTGCACCCCCTCATCTGTTTTGACCCACACACCTTGCTGGTTTTGAATAGCGTGAATCCTATTTTGCTTCCTTCTGTGTTTGATACTCTGGTGAAAAGCCCTAGTGTTTTCATCACCATTTTGCAACCAGTGGACCTTGGCAGTCTGTTGGAGAAAGGAGACAAATCTCTCATTAGTCAACTTGTAAGATTGGCTAGCAGCTCTCTCAGCAGATGCAAGAGAACTATTGGAGGGATCAACATGCATCTGTTTTTGAGTCTCCAAGAATGCACTATAACATCTGTGCTTATCAGCTTCTACATTGCTAAAAGCTTCTTTATTCAGAGCTCTCAAGTCAGCTTTAATCCATTTCATCTTCTGTATAACTCTGTACATGGGACACCCATACACATATCTATCCCATTTTTTGCTGATGAGATCATGGTACCCTGGTGCAGTGATCCACATGTTATAGAATCTAAATGGTTTCCTCTGTGTTCTGGCATTGTAGCAAGAAAGCACCATGGGACAGTGGTCAAACTCCCCTTCAGGAAGAAAGGTAGCCTCAACATTCTCCAATAGTGCATCCCATTCAGCATTTGCTACCACCCTATCAATCCTAGAAAACACCCTGTCCTCCCCATCTTGTTTATTATTCCAAGTAAAGAATCTCCCCATGGTTTTAACTTCTGTAAGATTGCAGGCCAGCATACAAGCTCTCATAGGTTGAATCTCAGTTTCTCTAACAGTGGAGCCTAATCTGTCACCCAAAGCTAGCAGGGCATTAAAATCACCCATGACAACCCAAGCACCCCTACAAAGCAAAGCCAGCTGTTGTAATTGGTCCCACAAGGGTTCTCTCCCTTTCCTGTCATTCATGCCATACACAAAGGTGCAAAAAAACACCTTACCTGAACATCTAGCAGTAACACTACAGTGGATCATTTGAGGGTCCATATGGATTATGTCAACAGTGAAAGAATCAGGGTCCCAAGCTACAATTATTCTACCATTTTTGTGACAGCTGACATTAGAAGTGAAGCACCAGGAAGGGCAAACATTAAGATATAAGTCACCCATCCTGTGAGCTTTCACTCTTGTTTCCAGAAGGCCAAACAGCTTGATCTGATGAGAAGTAATCATACCTTTCACCAATTGCTGCTTATCTTTCCTGTTTAGCCCTCTGACATTCCAGCAGAGCATGCTTCCATCAGGTGCAGGGGTGTTCAGCCCCTTCCCTGATGCAGAACCAAGACTTCCAGTGTTGTGAGTCAATTCATTGTGATCATCAGTTTCATTAATCTCTAGAATCTGAAACTTGTTCCCAGTGCTAACTGGTTTCAGTTGAGTACATTTCTGTTTACTAAAACCAGTTGCTAGTACAAACCCATTAGGTTCAGAGTAATGGATAATTTATTAATATAAGGCATTAAGcttttccctcaaaaaataaataaaagaaatactCCATAGTTAACTTATCCATACTCAGCCATTGCAAATTTGAGTATGGGTTTGTGACTCGCTAGTCGCTTAAAATTGCATTAAGATGTAAGTCTACTCGAGTACTCGCTATTGCAATTGCCTCTACATTTTTTAACTGTCAATTTTAGCCCATTTTGCCATTTAATTTTCTATTGTAAAACCAAATGCTACTttgtattaattttttcacaattttAGAAATTGTCAAATTCAATTATAGTCAAAGTGGTGTGGCAAAAAATGTGAAAGTTATAtccaaaattacaaaaataaaaaaaatgtcaaagtagAACATTTTCTAACAGAGTACTTGTCGTTGGCTTTCCACCAGTAAATTTTGTGTTAGTCTTTGTCACCTAATAAGAAAATACTACTAGTCTTCTAGTGTTTGCTGCCAATGTTAATCATGCAACACTGAGCATGGaataattgccaaaaaaaaaaaaaaacactgacCATGGAATTTAATGTAGAAAAGCAAGCACACTATGTTATCTTGTGTAGTAATAGAATAAAGAGGGTAATTTTAGCAATGTGTTATAAATATGCAAAGTTTTACACCTTCCAAAAGCAGAGCACAAGGCAGTCATAGAATCGCAACCGGTGTTCAACTGACTTCTGCTCTGGCAACAATCAAAAGTTGAACAACATATCCCTCGAATCAATTAAATTACGGCCGATATACTATCTAAAAAACTAGTTTTAAAAAGCCTGCCTAATACTTTGTATATATCATTAGCTTCATCATCTACACATATAGCTGAAAACTAAAACTACAATCCACTATACACCGGAACACATGTTAGGCGCTGGACACAGCTGACTAATTGGCCATATGCCAAACATGGATGCCAGAAGCCTCACGACTGGACTGTTAAATCAAAATGAATTTGAGCCGTTCAAGAACCCATTGTAATAGGAAGGGTCAAGAAGCACAGGAAATCCTTCAGCTCAGAATAATCCAGAATAACAAATCAGCTTAGCACCTTCTTATAATAGTAGCAACATTTCTTCCAATCTCTTCTTTTGTCTGCTTTGAGACAGGAACTTCTCCAAGGTACATGTCAAAAAAGGCTCCTACACAAACAATCTACACGTGTAAGAATTTTTAACATAAATGCACATTTCTTGATTCGGGGGAGTGGGGTGGTGTCATAAAAGACTCCTGCACAAACAATTTACATGTGTCAGAATCTTGAGCAAGTACCAAGTCACCCATTCCCACACACCGGGCTCAACAGACACAACCCTAGTTTTCTAGCTCCGCTCCCATCCTTATACAAGGATGTGAGGCGGAATCTTGGTTGCAGATAGTTTTCAAGCTCCGCTCCCATCCTTATAGAAGACTCGCAGGATTGAGGAAGGTCACACAAGAACACAGAGGTCTATAATGTGACAAAAAGGAAAGCAGAGCGGAGATGCAAAAGAAACCACTTACTACACAACTCCCTGCTGTTCACTGCACCAATTTGGTTACCTCCAACTGCATAACAAGGTTGCTAGTATTAGTCGTGAAATACTTCTAAACATAAGCCAGCTCTGATACAGTTACTCACTTTCGGTTATCAACTGCCCGTCAGAAGTTCTTCTAAAGTCAATTATAGTACCCTGGGGAACAAACAGGAAATATAAGACTATATGTGAAAAAAAATCTACACATAAAAATTCTGAATCTTAAATGACTTCTTACTACGGGCAGTGGAATATCTTTTGTGAAATAAGAACTGAATGTTGCAATGCATTTGAAATCAGTTTCTGGATTTGTCTGTCAAACATGGACAGAGGAAAAGcagaaaatcagaaattaatccAGGCAGTTAAGGATTTAGGGTGTTACACACAAAGGACTATGATTTATTACCTTGGCTAAACGAGCTCGAAGAGACTTCTCAAAAGCACTGCAAGGAAACGAAAGTAAAATGAAACCGGGTGAGCCCAATCTACAACTCCTAATCTATTAGCATTaacattttgactggaaaaaaCGGTGAGTGCCAAGTTCCAACTTCTAAAACAAACAGCTTTTCAACTCATCTGCTTGTGACTGAGTAAGCAAGTTGGGTTAAACAGAATGGGAAAGCAGGcaatttttctttctcttttccccCCTAACTTGGTTGAGGGTTGTTGGCCGGACAGGTATTGATCCCCAAAAATTTAATAGGACACATTTGTAAAAAATAATAGGTTGGATACTTAGGATAGATGCTTTGATAGCCTCCCTTGTCATGCCTCCCAATAAAAATTTAAATGCCCAAAAGATGCAGGCAAATATGGCTACCTAAAAAACAGGTATCTAAATGACACATTGACACCTAGTACGTGATAGTGTTATGAAGAAGCAGATTTCACATACTCTCCGAAAGACAACAATGGAATATAGTTTCTATATACCTAACAGAGGCTCAATATTCCTGGTGAATCACTGGTGCCAAACCCAATTCAACCCTAAAACCAAAAGAAAAGGACCAAACCTCAAAGGCTCAAATACAGTATAAACttcatattttaataaaaattctaGAAGCTAATACACAAGAATCTTACTCTTTAACTGTGTCAATTTTCATGCCATTGTAGTTAACCACAAGTCTAACAGTCATTCCAACATCTTCCCTGCACCACCCACATAAATTATGTTaacataaaattgaaaatttgaactCCGAGGAAGAGAGAGATAAATCATAATAACAAGTTACGACCTAAAACTACAAACTGTGGCAAGTACATAATGTATGCACCAATAAATAGAACAGATGATACAGTGTATTATTGTATAGTGAAAACTGAGAACATAATGTTCCCCAACTAATGGAAATGATATGGAACAGACACTTGATAGGCTAGAAAATATGCCTTTGCTTTAATATTAATTCTATACATATTGTTCTAAATTAAACTAAATACATATGTAGTGCTTTGGCAAACTACTATACAGAAGAAATCTTTTAAAGTTCTTCTATAGTTTTATTTCAAATGTGTGCCAAACGTTTCTTGAGTTCAGTTTGTAATggtgattgattttttttatgatACATTTGTATGCTTCCTTTATTAAGTATAGCTCTCAGGCCATGGTTTCAGTGTTTGACAATAGAAGTTTTTTCTTTATAAGTATTCACAAGGTTGGCACTCTTGGCAGGCACTCTTGGACCATTGCAAGTTTTCTTTAACTTGATTTAGAGCTTGGCTTGCTATCCTGCTAAGAATAAATCAAGGTTTTCTTTTAGTGCatcctttttcatttttttatttgcCACCTAAGATTCCAAGAGTTTCTACCTCGAGGTTGTACTCGCTGTAAGAAAACTGAATATTCCTTTTAGTTTTATTGAAAGCATTAATTTTGTTTTCCATATCCCATCATAGTGCTCATAGATCCCCTCATACTacttattacggagtacttcaGTAGTAGAAGAAAAGTCTGATAAAAATATCAAGAAATGAAAAAGTATAAGAAATTGAAAACCAAAAACGATTGAGATTATGAAGATTTTAGATTATCAATCCTGACATAGGTCACACCATTCCATAAACCCAAAGCCTCCCATCAGACCCCACCTAGGCGCCTTCAGAGGTAAGAGAACCAGGAGAAGCTATTACATATTTAGACCTAGAAACGTTTATTAAAAATGAAAAGGTGAAGTCAGACGCAGGAGAAGCACCCTCTATCACTAATCAGTGCATAAAAGTAGTAGGCCAACCATGTGTATGGGAGGATTTTTTTTACTGGAAAGGCTGCAATATTTTATACATTTTCATGAAATATTGGACTGAACCCATATTATTACATGGATGGAAATTCACCAACAGTAACTCttacataaaataataaatcaaaggTTATAAGGTGTTACTTTGACCGGAACCTTATGCAATAGAGTACCTCTCTTTCATCGCAAAAAATGAAGTGTTAGTATTGATTGCACAGGGATCTTAAGGTATCATATACATCAACATGAGAGCACATAAACGGATAAACCTCAACGTAGAGATGGTCAttcaaatttatgaagaaataaGCAAGCAACTAAGAAGAACATAGTACGTCCATGTACAATAtacttaaacaaaaaaaaaaaacgcagCGCTCCTCGACCCCCCAGTGGAGGAGCTGAGACAAGTACGAGACGGGCCTGGTATTTCCGATCATACCCCGAGGGGAGTTAACCTCCAGGAGAAGTAAGTCGCAGGTAAGAAGAAACAATACCTGAGAAGATCTGCATAGAAATCATCGCGTTCTTTGAGTTCTACTTCTGGAACAGAGCCATACTTTGAACCCAACTTCTGACAGAGAGAAGAAGTATGGACATCTAAAAATAGGGAGAAGAAGCAATTATGGAGCTTGATCATAGTAGGCAGTCATACAAAATTCAGTAGTCAGTACTATAAACAAAGCAACATTAGATGTGAGAATACTTACAAAAGCCATAGGCATAGACCTTAAAAGATTTAATTTTGATGAGAGTCAGAATCCTAGATCCAGTTCCAACAAGAACCTGTAATTCACAGCAGAATAATTAGGGATAAAAAAAGATATTACCATATGGCTCTCATATTATGTCATGTTTCTGGATACAGTTCTGATTGAGCCGTCTACTCAAGAGAGCACAAGAAAAGAAAACATGTGAGATTGTTAACCAGCCTTTCTTATAGTTTAGCCCGGATAGGAGTACATTTGTAAATTTGAACCTCACAGACTCCACAGATATCCTTAGATACTACTTattatcattgttattattgcGCCCAAGAGTCAAGAAAATGAAAGCACATACTTCTGACGTAACTAGACATAATAAAGAGGTGTTGTAACAAAGGCTGTTAAAGAAAATTCTAGACAGCAGTATAATCTCACCACCACTAAAATGGGCGGTCCGCTGCTGCTGGCTTGATACATAAACTGAAGAGAAATAAAAAGAAGCCCCAGAGACCAAAACTCTTCTGTAGGACATAAACTGTTAAAACAGTGTGTTATAATTTTTAAGGGCACTACAATACTACGTGTGATTTTTCACCTTGCATCACAGTCACATCATCAGCATCAGCATACCTTGCTGTGAGCTAGTCACACATCGTCTCCTTGTAAATTGTCATATTCTCATCTCCACAGTTACCACACCATGCTGCCTGCTCACTCTCCTAACAGTCCTATCAAAATACTCACTTCCCCCTTCACAAAGTCATAATCAAACTTAGCCAACCTAGTTAGCACCTTGCACTCTGAGGGTTTCAAACCATGTTAACACAACAGAGACACAACCCTTCTTCAAAACACAAATTATCTCATTACTACTCCTTTATCTCATCTGACCAAAAAGAAGAAACTTAGGATTCCAATATTGTTCTTACATCTATGAGCACAAATCAAAAGAGGATTTTGTtcaaaaaaatttgtttttgtgACACGGAAAAGAGGTTACAGATAAATCATTTACTCGTATACATTTTCATCAGAAATTTGGGTAACTCTGGATTAACCTAAGGGATGACATGGAAGCATCACAAGATTTTGAGGCTTGAAATAAGGAGTTTTATTCCTAAATACGCTCTTGTATACGCTAAAAGGGCCAAGGACAAGTTTCGCCTAAGCACTCTAGAGTCTAGACGAAAAGATGTTCCCATTTCTGCTACTTCCATAAAGTAAAAAACTTCTGCTCACAACAAGTTGTTTTCCCCAAATATGACGAAATTTTAGAACGTCATGATTGTCAACTCTCTTGTAGTAAAACAAATAAACAGCAAACATGCTTAAAGATAACAGTAGATGACAAATGAAGATCAGCGGGAATAACATTCAACACCGTAGAGAATCATGGCAATAATAGAAGTAAAAGTACCTCTGGTGACAAATTGGATTGATTGTCCTTGGATAATATGCTGTTCAGAACAGCAGGAAACTGAATGCCAGTTTTGGGTTCAACTGCATGTCTTGCCCAATCAAATTCAGGAACTGCATGACCGCCACAACCTCTATGCTGAACATTGCAGGGGTTTTTATCAAGGGATCCCACTATTTGAGTATTAGCAACCTCAGGTGGGATAGACAATAACAAGCTTGGAGTACTGGAATTATAGAGGAGGCAAATTAAAAGCCtttttttcgaaaaaaaaaaaaaaaagtggcaAACTTGACATCAAATGCAATAATTAGATAAATAGGGAATGGCTTACAAGTGATCAATCGGTGGAATGAGCGCAGCAGCTATCGAAAACACGGGAGGAAGTGGTTGAAAAGTATCAGCTGCTACTCTAAATAAATGCTTAAAAGAAAAGGTTGAAAACTTATGACCAAAGAGTGTAGTAAAAGATTCATGTGGGAACCTAAAGCAGGATGGATAATAATTACAAGAGGGGGTAATGTGTTTGGGTTGTCCAAATGAGCAACTAGAATTCACAGGTCCGGACACATGATGAGTGTCTGGAAACCTGGTTTTAATCTGAGAAGCGCCGGAAAACAAAAATACGGCGGCCCCAGCGAGCTTAGAAAAGTACGTAAAAGCTTGTCGAAATGCCATAGAAGCAGGAGCTAAGAGGTATTTAGAGTGATGAAGGGAATTGTCAACAATGGAAAGTAAGGGATCAGTGAGTAGCAAATTACAAGGATCACTGCCTATATGATCAGGATCCATTAATCAATactatttcaaatttcaatcaattttttaggGTTTAGTTCCAATCAACCAACAAATATCCTGGGAAAAACACCAGTATCATAATCAAATTCAAAgcgaattaataaataaataaataacatattaattaattaaataacatgcagcatcaataaaaataaaaataaaaataaaagtaatgtAGACCGGAAAAACAAGAGGATTGCGATCGAATTGGAAGGAAGAACAAGAAGAAGTATGAAGGATTACCTACGCCGAATTGGCGGTAGAAGGAAGGAATATACTCTGTCAAATGCtgcaactttttttaatttattttttatgtttctctctcctcatagaGCCCAGATTATTGGACCAAATACAGAATCGTGAATTTCTATATATAAACTTGTAATAAGTTTCTGTCAATTCATTGCTCGTCGTCGTCGTCGTCGTCgtcgtcttcttcttcttcgtccTTCTCCAATGAAATACCTTGATTTCTTCCTAACTTAATTTTCCCGATTTGGCGCTTTTGAGGATTCACCCAATGACGCAACACAATGCGCCAGCCCCACCAATTTGACCCACGGAGCTCCATCTCCCTACGTCTTCATTGGgccgggtttttttttttgattctaAAGAGGCCAAGccaaaaaatgaaaagaaaaacatacaaAACTGAAACAAACTAAAAAATAACTACTAgcctaatctaatctaatatacatatataaaggaggcatatttgctgaaatattaaagCGCCATCTAGGATTATTAATGGTTTCGTCTAATGAAAtataagatttttaatttatttttgaattaaaaaaatcaagtgccacgtagataattaattaggtgccatgtagatattttaattaattaattactaatatatacaactccatccaaaatcaaacacactaataattaaaaaataatcgattgccacgtagataattaattaggtgccaagtagatattttaattaattaattaattattactaatatatacaactccatctaaaatcaaacactcaaataattaaaaaataaatctaaaataaaattcatccaaaatcaaaccctaatccaaaataaaataaataaaattcaatttaaaatcaaaacattaatcaaatattagagcgccacgtagaaaaatctaatggtttcggccaatgaaaaataatatttcgaaattaattttgaattaaaaaagtcgagtgccacgtagataaatgattaagtgccacgtagatattttttattaattaattattaatattacgcatatacaatttcatccaaaaacaaacactctattaataaaaaaaaaaactaaaatgaaattcaatgcgaaatcaaaaactaatctaatctaatatataaaagtggtatatacataagatgtttatttaaacataacaatttaatagaatccgtgcatcgcacgagctAAAATCTAGTTAGGAACTAAGCGAGGTATTGCAACGAGAAATTTCGAGTTAAT
This sequence is a window from Spinacia oleracea cultivar Varoflay chromosome 1, BTI_SOV_V1, whole genome shotgun sequence. Protein-coding genes within it:
- the LOC110792517 gene encoding fatty-acid-binding protein 2 isoform X2, with translation MDPDHIGSDPCNLLLTDPLLSIVDNSLHHSKYLLAPASMAFRQAFTYFSKLAGAAVFLFSGASQIKTRFPDTHHVSGPVNSSCSFGQPKHITPSCNYYPSCFRFPHESFTTLFGHKFSTFSFKHLFRVAADTFQPLPPVFSIAAALIPPIDHFTPSLLLSIPPEVANTQIVGSLDKNPCNVQHRGCGGHAVPEFDWARHAVEPKTGIQFPAVLNSILSKDNQSNLSPEVLVGTGSRILTLIKIKSFKVYAYGFYVHTSSLCQKLGSKYGSVPEVELKERDDFYADLLREDVGMTVRLVVNYNGMKIDTVKDAFEKSLRARLAKTNPETDFKCIATFSSYFTKDIPLPVGTIIDFRRTSDGQLITEIGGNQIGAVNSRELCRAFFDMYLGEVPVSKQTKEEIGRNVATIIRRC
- the LOC110792517 gene encoding fatty-acid-binding protein 2 isoform X1, whose protein sequence is MDPDHIGSDPCNLLLTDPLLSIVDNSLHHSKYLLAPASMAFRQAFTYFSKLAGAAVFLFSGASQIKTRFPDTHHVSGPVNSSCSFGQPKHITPSCNYYPSCFRFPHESFTTLFGHKFSTFSFKHLFRVAADTFQPLPPVFSIAAALIPPIDHFTPSLLLSIPPEVANTQIVGSLDKNPCNVQHRGCGGHAVPEFDWARHAVEPKTGIQFPAVLNSILSKDNQSNLSPEVLVGTGSRILTLIKIKSFKVYAYGFYVHTSSLCQKLGSKYGSVPEVELKERDDFYADLLREDVGMTVRLVVNYNGMKIDTVKDAFEKSLRARLAKTNPETDFKCIATFSSYFTKDIPLPVGTIIDFRRTSDGQLITEIGGNQIGAVNSRELCRVFYDTTPLPRIKKCAFMLKILTRVDCLCRSLF